GTTCTGCTTTCCACCGCTGCTGTTTGCCAAATACATTCCGGTAATAATCATACCGACAGCCAGTTTCGTCCGTTCATCCTCACCCATACTGTTCAGACTCGTCTGCATGGACTGATCTTCGGGAGCCGTCAAGACAAACTGCAAGCCCAGATTCTCCAGTTGTTGCTTCAGGGCAATACCCACATCGAAGTTCACCATACGCGAACCGCTACCATCCTGGGTTACATTAGTACGGATGCGTTCGGTAGCCGTCAGATCCAAATACGGGTCCATCGGATCGCCGCTCCATTGCACATAACTGCCGTCCTGTATATTAAATTCCTTCAACGGGATGATCGGCAAAGCATATTTCACAATACCGCCCGAAAGCGTATAACGTCCGTTCAGGATCATATCACCCTGCGGGGTATACTGGAAAGAGAGGTCGCCCCCACCTTCGAGTTCCACTTTGCTGGAGCGGTCAGGAGTGATATCCGCATTCAGCCGTACGGACTGGTCGATGCGTATCGTCAGCAACATATCCAGACCGCCCAAAGGTAACGGAGCTTCCTGCCGGCGGCGGTTCACCAGTGTATCTTCAAAAGAGGTGAAAGTCACCAGGTCGGAAAGGCGGTCCTGCACAGTCAGCGGAGAATCCTTCATGACATAAGTCACGTTCGTTCCGCCCAACAGCTGCAGGCTGCCACGCATCATCAGCGCATCGAGCGGACCTTTCACCGTCGATGCCAGGTTGACGAGCAACTTGCCATACACCATACTTTCCTTATTCCGTTTCACATCGAGCAACTGCATATGGTCAGCGGTCAGTTTCAAGTCTGCCATCATCCGTGACGGATTCCGGAAATCGACCGTACCGTCTATCACAAACGGGTTCTTTCCCGCGGCATGGATATGGTATTCGTCGAACAGGATCTTGTTGTCCTTCACCACGATCTGCTTATCATCCACCCGGAAACTGGTTCCCACGGCGGTCACGAACATCGAGGTCGAATCCATCTCGATATATCCGTTCACTTCGGGCGCCTTACTACTGCCCTTTATCGTCATATTTCCTTCCAGTACGCCGTTCAGCGATGCCATATTATCAGGGATAAACGGGTTCACCATATCCAACGGCAGATGCGTCACGTCGAGCGTTCCGTCCAAATGATCTTCTTTCCCCATCTTATAAAGGGCAGTCGCCGACATCACTTCGTTCTGATCGCGAAAGAAGTGCATATCGACCTGATGCTTATTATCCGCCAGCGGGAGATAAACGGTACTGAACATCAGTTCCCCTACCCGTCCGCCTTCGTAGATCAGATTGTCGATATTCGCATCGACCACCACCAGGAATGAACTGTCCGACGGCGCGTACTGCATATCCGCACTCAGTATCCCCTGCATGGCAGGTATCTCCGTAAATGCTTTCGAGATAACGTCCAGGTTGATCTGGCTCAATTCGAGATGCAGTTCCTCCATCTTATCCTTTTCGGGCAGCGAATGAATCCACAAAGAGGCATTCTCATCACCCGACAGGCGAACGTTGGCAGCAATATCTTTCTCATTCTTATAAAGAATATAATTATCCGGATTCAGTTTGAAAGGACGGAAAGCCAGGATCGGATTGTCCGGGAAGAGATGCAGGTTGATCCCCTCCTCCACCTTGTCGGCACGCAATCCGAGCAGAATACCCGTATCCCCTTTTCCATCTGTGTACAGCACTTCGGCATCGGCAAACGTATTCCGGATCTTCCCCTTGACTCCGGCTGTGAAAGGAGCCTGCTGGCGGAATTTCGTCTTGATCACCCCGGCATCATACAGCAGACCGAGTGAGTCCTGACGGATGGCAAAACTGATCGTATCGATCCGTGTCGTGTCCTGCATCAGGCTATAGACGCCCGCATCCAGCCGGAAACCTTCTTCAGGAGAGGTAAAGGCTTCCAGGCTCAGGTTATTGAACGAGATGTTCGCCTGCTGCAATATATTATAGATCGGATTATCCTTCCCCGCCGACACCGCCAAATGCATATCCGGCAACAACGGTTTGAAAGCAGGGATATTGATCATTGAATCTTTTTCAAGCTGTTTGTTCAGTCCCTCGGAAATCTTGTTGAACTTGCCGGTCATCGTTTCCAGGTCGGAGTTACCGGTCAGCACGATCCCCAGGTCGCCCGCATGAAAGGAGACACGGGTGGTATCCTTCGTGCTCTGGGCATGCAGGGTAAGCGTTTTCGGCTTGTACGTGCCTGTCGTAGTGATCAGTTCCCAGTTTCCCAGCGTGACATCGACCCGATTGTTCTTCCCCATATCCGTTTCCGCCTCCGCAAAAAGCTGGAAAGAGGTAGCCAGCGAATCATTCATAAGATGCATGCCGTAGAGGTCTAAATTCGTGACATCGGCAATCACCATCGCCTGGATCTCTTTCTTCAACAACGTGGCATTCAGTGTCAGGTCCATTTCCGCCAGCGGGTATTTACTCAACAGGTCGAACTTCAGGAAATTCTTTTCCAGCGAACCGTCCATAGTCACATCGGATACATTATAATTTCCGTAGCGGATATCCGTCAGTTTCCCGTCCAGCTTCGCCCATGAAGAACTCTTGAAGGGATCGAAACCCTTTCCTTCCGCCTGTATGGAAGCGGTCAGATAATACAGCGAATCGAGCGGCATAAAATGGACCGGCTCCAAGCTATCGACTTTCAAGTCGGCTTTGTAGGCCTCCTTGCCCGGATCAAAGCTGGCGGTCAGCAGCACCTTCCCTTTATCCTCCCGCAACAGGAGGTCTGCCTGGTACTCATTATTCTTCAAGGCAGCCTCACCGGTCAGCGTCATACCGGAAGGGATATTATACCGGTGGCGTTCGGCAGCCGGAAGCATACTCAAAAGGAACTCCAGGTTTCCCGTCTCCGCTTTCAGGTTCAGTTTTCCCGAACGACGGATACTGTCGGTAAGCGACTTCATCGTACCGGAAACATCCATCCGGAAAGTACCCGGCAATTCGCCCTTCAACTGACGGAGAAGCATAGAAGATAAGTTTCCTTCCACACCTGCCGTCAACGATAGCGGTTTCTGCGGATAGGCTTTCTGAAAATCGACGGGCAGTTCACCGGCAAAGGTCATAACGTCTTCTTTTCCCACCGAAGCGGTCAGCAATACCCGCATGTTCCCTTCCGGATCCGCATCGAAAGAGCTCCAGGGAACCATCGCCAGCAAGCGAACTTCCGACGACGGGGTTTTCAACAAAAGCTGCGGAACATTGATATTCGTGCTATCGCTATGGAGACTACCGGTCAGCGACGAAATAGTCAGTCCCGAACGGTCCTCGGCAGACAGTTCGCGGATACGCGCCTTGATATCCCGTCCGCCGTAGAAAAGCGAATCGAGCGAGATCGTGACGTTGCTTAAAGCGATATGTGAAGGATCGAAACCGGCAACCGGATCCTGATAGTCGGCATCGTATCCGAGGGTGGAACCGGTCAGCGTGAACAGGTCCGCCCCGTAATGCGAAGCTCCCAGGTCAACGATACCGTCTTTCAGGCTCGCCTTATCGATATAGGTTGACAGACGCAACGAATCCGCAGGCATCTGCATGGCAAACGCTACGCGGTCGAGATTGATCTTTTGCAGGCTCAAAATCCAATTGACGGCGGCAGAGGTCGTATCCGCCTTTGTCGTCGTATCGTTCAGCAACAAAGTGATTGCCGTATCCGACAGGTCGATCGTATTAAGTGTCACCTTCTCCTTCGACAGGTTAATACGGTCAGCTTTGGCATACAAGCGCCCGAGTACCCCTTTTATCTCCATGCCTTCGATAAAGGTACCCGTATTTACTTTCACGCCTTCCAGATCGATCGCGTCTACCAGCACTTCCTTTTTCAGCAAAGGCAGCGCCCGCACATTTACGGTCAGGCTTTTCAATGTCAAAAGCGTATCGGCAGGGGTAGTCAATACCTCTACACCGCGAACCGTCAGGTTCAATGGGAAAGAAAGGCGTATCCGTTCTATCCCTATCTGCATCCCGGTAGCTTTACCGGCATAGTAGGCCGCTTTTTTCACGGCAAAGTTCTGAACAGGCGGTATGTATAAAAGTACAGAGACCAACAAAACCAATACCACCGGTATCAGGCATACGATCCCTATTCGTTTCAACCAAATCCTCATTTGTTATATTTGTGTATTCTTTTTTATAATCATAACGGTTAAATACCCTGTTTTGTTTGAAAATTCTTTAACAAATATAGAAAAGAAATTCAAGAATAAAAAGCTTAACCTTCTATCTGCCGGATAACGGAGTAAGCATCCTCGATCAATGAAGCCGGATAGTCATTGATCTCCAAGATCCGTATCGCATTTCGCTGGTATAAATTTCCGGATTTTAGCTTATAATCGAACGAAAGCATCCCTTCGGATATTGTCTCGCAAAAATGGTACAAGTCGTATTCATTTGCAAGGAATGTACCCAGTTCGGTATCGTGGGTGGAGACCACCACGATATTGCGGGAAGTATTCAGGAATGACAGCACAGCCTTAGCTGCCGCTATCCGTTCAGTCGTGTTCGTCCCTTTAAATATCTCATCCAGCAGGAAGAGGTTGGTGTGCTCGCTTTGACTGTAAGAAAGCATGTCACGGATCGATTCCACCTCCTTCATATAAAAGCTCTTGCCATCGGACAGGCTGTCGGATAACATCAGGGCGGCATGTATCATAACGGGCATCTGTAGCTGCATCTGCCGGGCAAAAGCTGTATTCAATGTCTGTGCCGCAAGAATATTCACGCCTAAAGTCCGGATAAAGGTCGTCTTGCCCGACATATTCGAACCGGTAAACAGGATGGAACGTCCTTTTATGCTGATGGCATTCGAAACACAATTCTCCACCAGCGGATGATACATCTCGTCTGCTTCCATGCGCACCTCAACGTCCGGTTGTCCCGGCAGGCAATAATAAGGAAGCCTTTTGCGAAGAAAAGCCACCGACGAAAGGCTGTCGGTCAACCCGACAAAACGAAATACGGTCTCGATGGCCGCATTTTTATCTTTCAGCAAACGGACCATCTTATTATATGCCAAAGGTTCTATCAGAAAGAATATCTTTATCATCTCCGTGACAGACCACAGGATCACAGCCAGGTCGTTATCCAGCCTCGACTCTATCCGCAGGGATTTACTCGACCGCCTCAACGTCTCCAGCGAAGCCAGTGCCCCAGGCACATTCCTGCTTATCGCCGATAACAACGGATCGACAGCCAGTTTTCCTGCTGCGTCCAGCATCTTTATCAGCTGGGGCATCGATACCAGATAGCCGAGTCCGTTATGTTTGTTCCGGTAATGGAGCCCTCCATTCACCAAAAGGGCGGCAAACAACAGCAGCAACGCCGGTACCAGCTTATAAAACAGAAACAACAAAAGGAAAAACGTCGGCAGAAGGCTGCAGACCCGGAGCACAAACTGCCACCAGGCAGATACAGGCGGATGTTCGGTCTGCAACAAAGGAGCGATACTATACGCTTCCACAGCCTGCAGAATTTGCAGCTCTTTTACTACAGAGGCATGTTCTTCAGAATCGGCAGAGAGCTTTTCAATGATAGCCTCGTTCGCCTTAATCTCCCCATCCTTTTCCGGGATCGTACGCATCAGGTTATAAAGGTATTGTTGTCCCACCCGAGAGGCGGTACGGTCGGTAAACATGAACAGATCATCCAGTCCCAGGTCGGAGCATGTTTGCTCAGACAGCACTCCCAGAGCCTGTTTATGGGTATCACAACGGAAGAAAGCAGCTATCTCAGAGAAATCATAAGTCTCTGCTTTCTCCTCACCGCCATAAGCGGCAGGACGTTTCCGGAAGTTAAAGATGCTCATAGGACGATCGTTTTTCAATTGGTCAAAAGTATATCTTTTTCATTAATATTCAGTACAACTCATCTTATTTAGTTCCAAAATGTGTATGTTTGTCAGACCAAAAAGAGAATATAAAGATATGTTGAACTTAGAAGAACTTTGTACCCAGGTACAACGGATAGCCCGGAAAGCCGGGGCTTTCCTGAAAGAGGAACGACGTAAATTCGACCGCGCACGAGTAGAAGAAAAAAGTGCCCACAACTATGTATCGTATGTCGACAAGGAATCGGAAAAGTGGCTGATCGCACAACTCTCCGCCCTGCTTCCCGAAGCCGGTTTCATCGCCGAAGAAGGTAGCGGAAGCCTGACAGACGAAAACTACTGCTGGCTGGTCGACCCGCTGGACGGGACTTCCAACTATATCCATGATCTTGCCCCTTATTGTGTCAGCATCGCTCTGCGCAACAAAGAGGAGTTATTGCTCGGCGTAGTCTATGAAGTCTGCCGCGACGAATGTTTCTATGCCTGGAAAGGCAGCAAAGCCTATCTCGACGGTAAAGAGATACATGTATCCGACGTGTCCGACCTCGACAAAGCTTTTATCGATCTAGGATTTCCTTACAACTCGGATGCTTATCGCCCGGTAGCCCTCCGCCTCGTCGACAGGCTGTACGGCTTTGCCGGAGGAACCCGTCTGATGGGAGCTGCGGCAGCCGAAGTATGCTATATTGCCGCCGGACGGTTCGAAGCCCGTATCGAGGCTTATATCGGTCCCTGGGACATTGCCGCCGGTGCCCTGATCCTGATGCAGGCGGGAGGTAAAGTGACCGACTTCAGCGGTGGCGACAACTGGCAGTCGGGCGACGAAGTGCTTGCCACCAAT
This is a stretch of genomic DNA from Parabacteroides chongii. It encodes these proteins:
- a CDS encoding inositol monophosphatase family protein, which gives rise to MLNLEELCTQVQRIARKAGAFLKEERRKFDRARVEEKSAHNYVSYVDKESEKWLIAQLSALLPEAGFIAEEGSGSLTDENYCWLVDPLDGTSNYIHDLAPYCVSIALRNKEELLLGVVYEVCRDECFYAWKGSKAYLDGKEIHVSDVSDLDKAFIDLGFPYNSDAYRPVALRLVDRLYGFAGGTRLMGAAAAEVCYIAAGRFEARIEAYIGPWDIAAGALILMQAGGKVTDFSGGDNWQSGDEVLATNGAMHETLIRLIRE
- a CDS encoding MutS-related protein — protein: MSIFNFRKRPAAYGGEEKAETYDFSEIAAFFRCDTHKQALGVLSEQTCSDLGLDDLFMFTDRTASRVGQQYLYNLMRTIPEKDGEIKANEAIIEKLSADSEEHASVVKELQILQAVEAYSIAPLLQTEHPPVSAWWQFVLRVCSLLPTFFLLLFLFYKLVPALLLLFAALLVNGGLHYRNKHNGLGYLVSMPQLIKMLDAAGKLAVDPLLSAISRNVPGALASLETLRRSSKSLRIESRLDNDLAVILWSVTEMIKIFFLIEPLAYNKMVRLLKDKNAAIETVFRFVGLTDSLSSVAFLRKRLPYYCLPGQPDVEVRMEADEMYHPLVENCVSNAISIKGRSILFTGSNMSGKTTFIRTLGVNILAAQTLNTAFARQMQLQMPVMIHAALMLSDSLSDGKSFYMKEVESIRDMLSYSQSEHTNLFLLDEIFKGTNTTERIAAAKAVLSFLNTSRNIVVVSTHDTELGTFLANEYDLYHFCETISEGMLSFDYKLKSGNLYQRNAIRILEINDYPASLIEDAYSVIRQIEG
- a CDS encoding translocation/assembly module TamB domain-containing protein, whose translation is MRIWLKRIGIVCLIPVVLVLLVSVLLYIPPVQNFAVKKAAYYAGKATGMQIGIERIRLSFPLNLTVRGVEVLTTPADTLLTLKSLTVNVRALPLLKKEVLVDAIDLEGVKVNTGTFIEGMEIKGVLGRLYAKADRINLSKEKVTLNTIDLSDTAITLLLNDTTTKADTTSAAVNWILSLQKINLDRVAFAMQMPADSLRLSTYIDKASLKDGIVDLGASHYGADLFTLTGSTLGYDADYQDPVAGFDPSHIALSNVTISLDSLFYGGRDIKARIRELSAEDRSGLTISSLTGSLHSDSTNINVPQLLLKTPSSEVRLLAMVPWSSFDADPEGNMRVLLTASVGKEDVMTFAGELPVDFQKAYPQKPLSLTAGVEGNLSSMLLRQLKGELPGTFRMDVSGTMKSLTDSIRRSGKLNLKAETGNLEFLLSMLPAAERHRYNIPSGMTLTGEAALKNNEYQADLLLREDKGKVLLTASFDPGKEAYKADLKVDSLEPVHFMPLDSLYYLTASIQAEGKGFDPFKSSSWAKLDGKLTDIRYGNYNVSDVTMDGSLEKNFLKFDLLSKYPLAEMDLTLNATLLKKEIQAMVIADVTNLDLYGMHLMNDSLATSFQLFAEAETDMGKNNRVDVTLGNWELITTTGTYKPKTLTLHAQSTKDTTRVSFHAGDLGIVLTGNSDLETMTGKFNKISEGLNKQLEKDSMINIPAFKPLLPDMHLAVSAGKDNPIYNILQQANISFNNLSLEAFTSPEEGFRLDAGVYSLMQDTTRIDTISFAIRQDSLGLLYDAGVIKTKFRQQAPFTAGVKGKIRNTFADAEVLYTDGKGDTGILLGLRADKVEEGINLHLFPDNPILAFRPFKLNPDNYILYKNEKDIAANVRLSGDENASLWIHSLPEKDKMEELHLELSQINLDVISKAFTEIPAMQGILSADMQYAPSDSSFLVVVDANIDNLIYEGGRVGELMFSTVYLPLADNKHQVDMHFFRDQNEVMSATALYKMGKEDHLDGTLDVTHLPLDMVNPFIPDNMASLNGVLEGNMTIKGSSKAPEVNGYIEMDSTSMFVTAVGTSFRVDDKQIVVKDNKILFDEYHIHAAGKNPFVIDGTVDFRNPSRMMADLKLTADHMQLLDVKRNKESMVYGKLLVNLASTVKGPLDALMMRGSLQLLGGTNVTYVMKDSPLTVQDRLSDLVTFTSFEDTLVNRRRQEAPLPLGGLDMLLTIRIDQSVRLNADITPDRSSKVELEGGGDLSFQYTPQGDMILNGRYTLSGGIVKYALPIIPLKEFNIQDGSYVQWSGDPMDPYLDLTATERIRTNVTQDGSGSRMVNFDVGIALKQQLENLGLQFVLTAPEDQSMQTSLNSMGEDERTKLAVGMIITGMYLANSSGGKQNLNMGAALNSFLNSEISNIAGSALKTVDISFGMDSYDENGDGTGGQRTDYNFSFAKRFWNDRIRIVLGGRISTGENASNSNQTQAFIDNVSIEYRLDASGTRYVKLFHDKNYESLLEGEITETGVGIVLRRKMLHMRELFNFKKNRPKPVYEEE